A stretch of the Microtus pennsylvanicus isolate mMicPen1 chromosome 16, mMicPen1.hap1, whole genome shotgun sequence genome encodes the following:
- the Pabpc4l gene encoding polyadenylate-binding protein 4-like, with protein MSVEAKYRAASLYVGDLHEDVTEDVLFRKFNTVGPVLSIRICRDLVSRRSLGYAYVNFLQLDDAQKALDTMNFDLIQGKSIRLMWSQRDAYLRKSGIGNVFIKNLDKSIDNKTLYEHFSPFGKILSSKVMSDEEGSRGYGFVHYQDQSAADKAIEEMNGKLLRGCSVFVARFKSRKDREAELRSKTSEFTNVYIKNFGDDMDDERLKEVFSKYGQTLSVKVMKDADGKSKGFGFVSFYSHEAAKNAVEEMNGQDINGQTIFVGRAQRKVERQAELKEKFEEMKKERIRARQAAKLYIKNLDDTIDDETLRKEFSSFGSICRVKVMQEAGQSKGFGLICFFSPEAAAKAMAEMNGRVLGSKPLNIALGQKH; from the coding sequence ATGAGTGTGGAAGCCAAGTACCGTGCCGCATCCCTGTATGTGGGTGACCTCCACGAAGATGTCACTGAGGATGTGTTGTTCAGGAAGTTCAACACAGTGGGACCCGTGTTGTCCATCCGCATCTGCAGGGACCTGGTGTCCCGTCGTTCCCTAGGCTATGCCTATGTCAATTTCCTCCAGCTGGATGATGCCCAGAAAGCCCTAGACACCATGAACTTTGATTTGATCCAAGGCAAATCCATACGTCTCATGTGGTCTCAACGGGATGCATACCTGAGGAAATCAGGAATCGGGAATGTGTTTATTAAGAATCTGGACAAATCCATTGATAACAAAACCTTATATGAACACTTCTCACCGTTTGGAAAGATCCTGTCCTCCAAGGTGATGAGCGATGAAGAAGGTTCCAGGGGCTATGGCTTCGTGCACTACCAGGACCAAAGTGCAGCAGACAAAGCCATTGAGGAGATGAATGGGAAGCTGCTGAGGGGCTGCTCAGTGTTTGTGGCCAGATTCAAAAGCCGTAAGGATCGCGAGGCTGAACTCAGAAGCAAAACCAGCGAATTCACTAATGTGTACATCAAAAACTTTGGCGATGATATGGACGATGAGCGGCTTAAGGAAGTGTTCAGCAAATATGGCCAAACTTTGAGCGTTAAGGTGATGAAAGATGCCGACGGAAAGTCCAAAGGCTTTGGGTTTGTGAGTTTCTATAGTCACGAAGCTGCCAAAAATGCAGTTGAAGAAATGAATGGACAGGATATAAACGGGCAGACAATTTTTGTAGGCAGAGCTCAGAGGAAAGTAGAACGCCAGGCTGAGTTAAAGGAAAAGTTTGAagagatgaaaaaggaaagaatccGCGCCCGCCAAGCGGCGAAGCTCTACATTAAGAACCTGGATGACACCATCGATGATGAAACACTGCGCAAGGAATTTTCTTCCTTTGGGTCCATTTGCAGAGTTAAGGTGATGCAGGAAGCAGGGCAGAGCAAAGGGTTTGGCTtgatctgctttttttctcccgAGGCAGCTGCTAAAGCAATGGCTGAGATGAATGGCCGTGTCCTGGGCTCCAAACCCCTCAACATTGCCCTGGGTCAGAAGCACTGA